From the Synergistaceae bacterium DZ-S4 genome, one window contains:
- the arcC gene encoding carbamate kinase → MSSQFTKVVVALGGNALQEAGSPPTAEAQLAVVKKTCEYLADISCKGYEMAVVHGNGPQVGNITLSQETAEKINPKLPAMPFDVCGAMSQGYIGYQIQQCLRDALRNRNRNVPVVTLVTQVIVDEHDKAFQNPTKPIGPFYTEEEAKKIAKEKGYTVKEDAGRGWRRVVASPTPKRIAEIDSVKRLWDSTIVITAGGGGIPVIENMDGSLTGVPAVIDKDLAAERLAEDMETDILLILTEVDKISLNFKKPNQRDLSHVTVAEAIKYIEEGHFAPGSMLPKVMAAIKFARRFPGKKAIITSLYKAVEALDGKEGTVITMA, encoded by the coding sequence ATGTCCTCACAATTCACAAAAGTGGTTGTGGCTCTGGGCGGAAACGCTTTGCAGGAAGCAGGGAGCCCTCCTACAGCAGAGGCCCAGCTGGCAGTTGTAAAAAAGACCTGCGAGTATCTTGCTGACATAAGCTGTAAAGGCTATGAGATGGCAGTTGTCCACGGAAACGGCCCCCAAGTGGGCAATATCACACTTTCCCAGGAAACAGCGGAAAAGATAAATCCCAAGCTTCCGGCAATGCCCTTTGACGTCTGCGGCGCAATGAGCCAGGGCTACATAGGCTACCAGATCCAGCAGTGCCTCAGAGATGCACTCAGGAACAGGAACCGCAACGTTCCGGTAGTAACGTTGGTCACACAGGTAATAGTGGATGAACATGACAAGGCTTTCCAGAATCCGACTAAACCGATTGGCCCGTTCTACACAGAAGAAGAAGCAAAAAAGATAGCCAAAGAAAAGGGTTACACTGTGAAAGAGGATGCGGGCAGAGGCTGGCGCAGAGTAGTGGCATCGCCGACTCCAAAGAGGATAGCCGAGATAGATTCCGTCAAACGCCTCTGGGATTCAACAATAGTAATAACAGCCGGAGGCGGCGGTATACCCGTTATCGAGAATATGGACGGATCTCTGACCGGGGTTCCGGCAGTGATAGACAAGGACCTTGCTGCCGAGAGACTCGCCGAAGATATGGAGACAGATATCCTTCTCATTCTTACGGAAGTTGACAAGATAAGCCTCAACTTCAAAAAACCAAACCAGCGGGATTTGTCGCATGTAACTGTCGCAGAGGCGATCAAATACATCGAAGAGGGTCATTTTGCTCCCGGAAGCATGCTTCCGAAAGTAATGGCAGCGATCAAGTTTGCGAGAAGGTTCCCGGGCAAGAAAGCGATCATCACCTCGCTCTACAAAGCAGTAGAAGCACTCGATGGCAAAGAGGGAACTGTCATAACGATGGCATAA
- a CDS encoding carbon-nitrogen family hydrolase, with the protein MSSLRIAIVQMEIVPGDRRANYEKVEKTLDSKWIGSDIPTAVILPEIWDVGYVIEDSDKFGDRDASQAAEFLGKLAVRHECWFTGGSVLALTEKGAANRAMVIDPSGNYRTYYDKIHLIPLMDEEKYLLPGEKKVRFDIGDIPASLAICYDLRFPELTRLYATEGAELQLFSAEWPASRIDHWCTLIQARAVENMMFVAACNRVGTTNGTLFGGHSMVVDPWGEVLYQGGMTEEFVFVEIDTSKVKKARDFLRVFDMRRPELY; encoded by the coding sequence ATGTCATCACTCCGTATAGCCATTGTACAGATGGAAATCGTACCTGGAGACAGAAGGGCCAACTATGAAAAGGTGGAAAAGACGCTGGACTCAAAATGGATCGGATCTGACATCCCCACCGCAGTGATCCTGCCTGAGATCTGGGACGTCGGTTATGTGATCGAAGATTCAGATAAATTTGGGGACAGGGATGCATCACAGGCCGCTGAGTTCCTCGGAAAACTTGCCGTCAGGCACGAATGTTGGTTTACGGGCGGTTCGGTGCTTGCCCTTACAGAAAAGGGAGCTGCAAACAGGGCAATGGTCATAGACCCTTCGGGCAATTACAGGACATATTATGACAAGATCCACCTGATACCGCTGATGGACGAGGAGAAGTACCTGCTTCCGGGAGAGAAGAAGGTCAGGTTCGATATCGGGGACATTCCCGCTTCCCTTGCGATATGTTATGACCTACGTTTCCCCGAGCTGACAAGGCTCTATGCAACAGAGGGCGCCGAACTCCAGCTTTTCTCCGCAGAGTGGCCGGCATCACGTATCGACCACTGGTGCACGCTCATTCAGGCGAGGGCTGTCGAAAACATGATGTTCGTCGCGGCATGCAACAGGGTGGGAACAACAAACGGGACCCTCTTCGGAGGACATTCCATGGTTGTGGACCCATGGGGCGAGGTACTTTATCAGGGGGGCATGACTGAAGAATTCGTCTTCGTTGAGATCGACACTTCAAAGGTGAAAAAGGCAAGGGATTTCCTGCGGGTCTTCGACATGAGAAGACCGGAACTCTATTGA
- the gpt gene encoding xanthine phosphoribosyltransferase → MKTSDRYNKNYPVSWEQLHRDCRALSWKLLDKRKDWSRIITVARGGLVPAAIIARELDIHLVDTICISSYTIKEQGAANILKRPDLAGVNETWLLIDDLVDTGKTAKIVRDMFIGAHFATVYAKPEGRPLVDTFITEVSQDTWVLFPWDTETSAAFIPPIIDM, encoded by the coding sequence ATGAAAACTTCCGACCGTTACAATAAAAATTACCCGGTATCGTGGGAGCAGCTGCACAGGGACTGCAGAGCCCTCTCCTGGAAACTGCTCGACAAGAGGAAGGACTGGAGCAGGATAATAACCGTAGCAAGGGGGGGTCTTGTTCCCGCTGCCATAATAGCCAGGGAGCTCGACATACACCTTGTTGATACGATATGCATATCAAGTTACACAATAAAGGAGCAGGGCGCGGCAAATATACTGAAACGCCCGGACCTTGCCGGGGTAAACGAGACCTGGCTCCTGATCGACGACCTTGTTGACACCGGCAAAACTGCAAAGATAGTAAGGGACATGTTCATAGGGGCCCATTTTGCAACGGTCTATGCCAAGCCTGAGGGAAGGCCTCTCGTAGATACGTTCATCACGGAAGTCAGCCAGGATACATGGGTGCTCTTCCCTTGGGATACGGAGACATCCGCTGCATTTATACCGCCCATCATAGACATGTAA
- a CDS encoding DUF853 domain-containing protein: protein MYANEKLWIAKAEDPIYLLPKMANRHGLISGATGTGKTITLKVMAESFSDLGVPVFLADIKGDLAGMCRPGIDSEGMQKRIQRFGLAEANFTYKDYPTRFWDVFGKNGHPVRTTVSEMGPLLLARLLGLNDTQSGVLNIVFRVADDRGLLLLDLKDLKAMLSYVANNAKSFTIDYGNIAAASVGAIQRAILSLEDQGGDQFFGEPELEITDWMRTGHDGRGYINILHCVDLFHSPALYSTFLLWLLSELFETLPEMGDLKKPRMVFFFDEAHLLFNEAPKVLLQKIEQVVRLIRSKGVGVYFITQSPKDIPDTILSQLGNRVQHALRAYSPAEQKVVRAAADTFRPNPAFDTGEAITQLGTGEALVSFLAEDGSPSVVERAFILPPQSQMGIIDDGIRKEVLALSEIGPKYDVLVDRESAYEYLSMKVKREQAEREEEEARIRQIKEDKEHAKEERELQALEEKERIRQQKEFERTEKERIKQEQAVRKTFYGTTTKSKYKTPIEHLADTAMNTVGREVGRQFIRGILGMLTKK from the coding sequence ATGTACGCCAACGAAAAACTGTGGATAGCAAAGGCAGAGGATCCCATTTATCTTCTTCCGAAAATGGCGAACCGCCACGGCCTCATTTCAGGGGCAACAGGTACGGGAAAGACGATCACCCTGAAGGTCATGGCAGAATCCTTCAGCGACCTCGGAGTCCCGGTCTTCCTCGCGGACATAAAGGGGGACCTGGCGGGAATGTGCCGCCCCGGGATCGACAGCGAAGGGATGCAGAAGCGCATACAGAGATTCGGACTCGCCGAAGCGAACTTCACATACAAGGACTACCCTACGCGTTTCTGGGACGTCTTTGGAAAAAACGGGCACCCGGTCCGGACCACCGTCTCAGAGATGGGACCGCTTCTTCTTGCCCGGCTGCTGGGCCTCAACGATACACAGTCGGGGGTCCTGAATATCGTCTTCCGGGTCGCGGACGACAGGGGCCTTCTCCTGCTCGACCTAAAAGACCTTAAGGCGATGCTCAGTTATGTGGCAAACAACGCAAAGAGCTTTACCATAGATTACGGCAATATCGCCGCCGCAAGCGTGGGCGCAATACAGAGGGCTATCCTCTCACTTGAGGATCAGGGGGGAGACCAGTTCTTCGGAGAGCCGGAACTTGAAATAACAGACTGGATGAGGACCGGACACGACGGAAGAGGATACATAAATATCCTCCACTGCGTGGATCTTTTCCACTCGCCCGCCCTTTATTCCACTTTCTTATTATGGCTGCTTTCAGAACTCTTTGAGACACTGCCTGAAATGGGCGACCTGAAAAAACCGCGGATGGTCTTCTTCTTCGACGAAGCCCACCTTCTTTTCAACGAAGCTCCGAAGGTCCTACTGCAGAAGATAGAGCAGGTCGTGAGGCTGATAAGATCTAAGGGCGTTGGAGTCTACTTCATTACCCAGAGTCCAAAGGACATTCCCGACACCATACTTTCACAGCTTGGCAACAGAGTACAGCATGCCCTCCGCGCATACTCACCCGCGGAACAGAAGGTCGTAAGGGCTGCGGCAGATACTTTCCGTCCGAATCCCGCATTTGACACAGGTGAGGCTATTACCCAGCTTGGGACAGGAGAGGCACTTGTCTCATTTCTCGCCGAGGACGGAAGCCCGAGCGTCGTTGAAAGGGCCTTCATACTTCCTCCGCAAAGCCAGATGGGCATAATAGACGACGGGATAAGGAAAGAAGTGCTCGCGCTGAGTGAGATCGGACCGAAATATGATGTCCTTGTTGACAGGGAATCAGCATATGAATACCTTTCGATGAAAGTTAAGAGGGAACAGGCGGAAAGGGAAGAGGAAGAAGCCCGCATCAGGCAGATAAAGGAAGATAAGGAACACGCTAAGGAAGAGAGGGAACTTCAGGCCCTCGAAGAGAAGGAACGCATCAGGCAGCAGAAGGAATTCGAGCGGACCGAGAAGGAAAGGATAAAGCAGGAGCAGGCAGTAAGGAAGACCTTCTACGGAACGACCACAAAAAGCAAGTACAAGACCCCGATCGAGCACCTGGCAGACACGGCGATGAACACCGTGGGACGCGAGGTAGGACGGCAGTTCATACGGGGGATACTGGGAATGCTCACCAAAAAATAG
- a CDS encoding AEC family transporter, with protein MFGFVLVLPLMLIIITGNFLRSRGFYNENDIKTLTKTLYWVILPPLLIRTTFTSGSEVFAQLDLLIGLTLAYIITIAAAAAGAVFLYHRNNRERIAVSVFSSIRANNIYLGFPVIMLAMGEAGLRDASIYIAVSTVTFQILSIMSGEMALYGKPDMSGIREMLKRLVINPLIISCVLGIGLAVAGLSSLPLVIDETMKLMGSAATAIALLALGGTLDLSRISSIFKMIRRTWQDCLIKLVVHPLILWGLLLALSVPGPLLKVTVMLSSMPSAVNCFIMAKEMNMDSDYAADLVASTTVLGIITIPIWANLLQII; from the coding sequence ATGTTTGGTTTTGTCCTGGTTTTGCCCCTTATGCTCATAATTATAACCGGTAATTTTCTGAGATCGCGGGGATTTTATAACGAAAACGACATCAAGACCCTTACAAAGACCCTTTACTGGGTGATACTCCCTCCGCTCCTGATCAGGACCACGTTCACATCAGGCAGTGAGGTCTTTGCTCAGCTGGATCTTTTGATAGGCCTTACCCTGGCATACATCATTACCATAGCGGCAGCGGCTGCGGGAGCCGTCTTTTTATATCACAGGAACAACCGGGAGCGCATTGCGGTATCGGTTTTTTCTTCGATAAGGGCAAACAACATATATCTGGGTTTTCCGGTAATAATGCTGGCCATGGGAGAGGCCGGCCTCAGGGATGCATCGATATACATAGCCGTCAGCACCGTGACCTTTCAGATATTGTCGATAATGTCGGGAGAAATGGCGCTTTACGGCAAACCGGACATGTCCGGCATCCGTGAAATGCTTAAAAGGCTTGTCATAAACCCCCTGATAATATCCTGCGTACTTGGGATCGGCCTCGCAGTGGCAGGACTGAGCTCACTCCCGCTGGTAATTGACGAAACTATGAAGCTCATGGGGAGCGCTGCGACTGCCATAGCCCTGCTCGCACTGGGAGGGACTCTCGATCTCTCCAGAATAAGCAGCATTTTTAAAATGATAAGGAGAACATGGCAGGACTGCCTGATAAAGCTTGTTGTCCATCCCCTTATACTTTGGGGGCTGCTTCTTGCCCTTTCCGTTCCGGGACCCCTTCTTAAGGTGACGGTGATGCTTTCTTCTATGCCATCCGCAGTCAACTGCTTCATAATGGCCAAGGAAATGAACATGGACTCCGATTACGCAGCCGATCTGGTGGCCTCTACGACTGTACTTGGGATCATTACCATTCCTATTTGGGCGAACCTGCTGCAGATAATATAA
- a CDS encoding LysE family transporter — MQWIPFLSFVLAACYTPGPNIILAMNTARLFGFRKTIPLMAGMTVGLFAVMILNALGNLFIGAYIPRVLPWLRSIGAAYLFWLAWKIAFPKAAASSKGNIEQEKVPGIRDGFTLQFINPKVILFGFTAMSSFIAPWTDSKLIFLLCGLFLTLNCAVAFTIWSLFGDLQGRFFSKQGRLISLIMGALLAWCAFSVSGIAEFIK, encoded by the coding sequence ATGCAGTGGATCCCATTTCTCTCTTTTGTTTTGGCGGCCTGTTATACGCCCGGGCCCAATATCATTTTAGCGATGAATACGGCCCGCCTCTTTGGATTCAGGAAAACGATACCTCTGATGGCAGGCATGACCGTAGGCCTCTTCGCCGTAATGATACTGAACGCCCTAGGCAACCTCTTTATCGGGGCTTACATCCCCAGGGTACTCCCATGGCTCAGATCGATCGGTGCGGCATACCTCTTCTGGCTTGCCTGGAAGATAGCCTTTCCAAAGGCTGCGGCATCGTCAAAAGGAAACATTGAGCAGGAAAAAGTTCCGGGTATAAGGGACGGGTTCACCCTCCAGTTTATAAACCCGAAAGTCATTCTCTTTGGTTTCACTGCCATGTCGAGCTTCATCGCCCCATGGACCGACTCAAAACTCATATTCCTGCTCTGTGGCCTCTTTCTTACGCTCAACTGCGCCGTGGCTTTCACCATCTGGTCTCTCTTCGGAGACCTTCAGGGACGCTTCTTCTCGAAGCAGGGCCGCCTGATCTCGCTGATAATGGGAGCCCTTCTGGCCTGGTGCGCCTTCTCGGTTTCCGGGATCGCAGAATTTATTAAGTAG
- a CDS encoding MBL fold metallo-hydrolase: MKKHKKIFILLFILAVVLPVLASWVGRPETERTVGGMRLYAFDVGQGDSFLFILPDGETILIDAGPEESGKKLVRELKRLNVKKIDLLVATHPHSDHIGGMRKVLSNFRIGKVWDSGFIHGSPLQKNFYSTIQKKNIPFGRPKRGHSEKMGNVLIEVLAPTRLIRGTKRDANNNCLVLNIKYGSTGFLMLADMEREQRSTVRPLPRAAVLKASHHGSSNGTDMNLLKEVSPRLIILSYGRNNSYGYPHREVVSAVSALGIKRLDTKGGTFRIVSDGERITWPREREAGKNGS; encoded by the coding sequence ATGAAAAAACACAAAAAAATATTTATCCTGCTCTTTATTCTCGCCGTGGTCCTGCCTGTCTTGGCATCGTGGGTCGGCAGGCCCGAGACAGAAAGAACTGTCGGCGGTATGCGCTTATACGCGTTCGATGTAGGACAGGGCGATTCTTTCCTCTTCATCCTTCCGGACGGTGAAACTATACTTATCGACGCGGGACCCGAAGAGTCGGGGAAAAAACTGGTCCGGGAGTTAAAAAGACTGAATGTAAAAAAGATAGATCTCCTGGTCGCCACCCATCCTCACTCAGACCATATAGGCGGAATGAGGAAGGTGCTCTCCAATTTTCGCATAGGCAAGGTATGGGATTCGGGATTCATCCACGGATCACCTCTCCAGAAAAATTTTTACAGCACGATACAAAAAAAGAACATCCCCTTCGGGAGACCAAAAAGAGGCCATTCCGAAAAGATGGGCAACGTTCTGATAGAGGTACTGGCCCCTACCCGGCTTATCAGAGGAACCAAGCGGGACGCAAACAACAACTGTCTGGTGCTGAATATTAAATACGGCAGCACAGGTTTTCTGATGTTGGCCGACATGGAGAGGGAACAGCGCTCAACTGTAAGGCCTCTTCCCAGGGCAGCAGTGTTGAAAGCATCTCACCACGGCAGCAGCAACGGAACTGACATGAACCTTCTCAAAGAGGTCAGTCCCCGTTTAATAATACTCAGTTACGGAAGGAACAATTCATACGGTTACCCCCACAGGGAGGTAGTAAGCGCGGTTTCGGCTTTGGGGATAAAAAGGCTGGACACAAAGGGCGGCACCTTCAGGATAGTCTCTGACGGAGAAAGAATAACGTGGCCCCGGGAGAGGGAGGCAGGGAAAAATGGCAGTTAA